In Vibrio celticus, one genomic interval encodes:
- the imuA gene encoding translesion DNA synthesis-associated protein ImuA codes for MHELIKNLQDRQLIWKGLQSTTLGSTTSTGYPQLDKQLDGGFPTHGVIEVESQQGIGELRLLTPYLAQKNSQKLAIFINPPGKICAEFFSSQGIELENILIIQPQRELDALWAAEQCLKSGACHSVLLWGADLEIHQTKRLQAASETGKCLQFHFKATSHNQLSLPVSLSMKLSSHAQGLKVEVTKRKGSWSYGSFILDMTHNWPLLTEKVVYEDNSDRALSGNTVLAFPIAKQG; via the coding sequence ATGCATGAACTAATAAAAAACTTACAAGACCGCCAGCTAATCTGGAAAGGGCTACAATCAACAACGCTAGGAAGTACCACTTCTACAGGCTATCCGCAATTGGATAAACAGCTTGATGGTGGCTTTCCGACACACGGCGTTATTGAAGTTGAATCACAGCAAGGGATCGGTGAACTTCGCCTTCTTACGCCCTATTTAGCTCAGAAAAACTCGCAAAAACTGGCCATATTCATTAACCCGCCAGGGAAGATTTGTGCCGAGTTTTTTAGCAGCCAAGGCATTGAATTAGAGAACATTCTCATTATCCAGCCGCAACGCGAACTCGATGCGTTGTGGGCGGCTGAGCAGTGCCTCAAAAGCGGCGCTTGTCACTCTGTATTGCTATGGGGAGCCGATCTAGAAATCCACCAAACCAAGCGCTTACAAGCAGCCAGTGAAACTGGTAAGTGCCTGCAGTTTCACTTTAAAGCCACCAGCCATAATCAACTATCCCTACCCGTTTCTTTGAGCATGAAGCTGTCTTCTCACGCCCAAGGATTGAAGGTAGAGGTAACAAAAAGAAAAGGCAGTTGGTCATATGGCAGCTTTATTCTAGACATGACACACAACTGGCCGTTACTCACAGAGAAAGTCGTTTATGAAGACAATTCAGACCGCGCTTTGTCTGGTAACACTGTGCTGGCTTTTCCTATTGCGAAGCAAGGCTAG